Within Thunnus thynnus chromosome 15, fThuThy2.1, whole genome shotgun sequence, the genomic segment CTTTTTGTTATTAGCCAAAGAAGGATAACAAAACAGTAATTCTACTTGTTTGCAGTCTTACTAGGATTTCTATTACTGAATTTCTAAATTTTAAAAGGACAGACTGCTGTGAGATACGTTAGCTTTGTGTTGCATTAGCAGGGGTGAGAGGTTAGCCTCCACCAAAGGGAGAGAAATGCACCTCAGAAAACTCAAAAGTTGTTTTAGCTGTTTCAGACAATGTCTTTTTAGATGCTAGCTAGCCAAAGGTTTAGCTTACATTCATTTGATTATCCTTTACTTTATGGTTGAACTCTGGGACTGAAAGCAGGCAATTACTGgagctaagctaacgttagctgctgATAGTCATTAAATGTTTCCTAACCAAAAGCTGTCAGCTTGATAAACCACAATGTCTTGATTTCTATTTCCTCACTTGTTAAATGAGGAAAATGTGGCATGTGGGTGTGGAGgaatttgagtttttaaaaggCACCTTTGATGGAGATTTGCTGCATAATTAAAGTAATGTAACATGTAGCCTAACATGactaattatttttctgtttagttATTAGTAATCactttttcaattaattgtATGTCATAgataatttattacatttttcaaataactTGCCTAACACTGTTGTAAATACAGTAGGTATGAATAATTATTGATATGTTTTAAACTGGATGTCATCAGTTATTatgcagaaatgtttttagCTTTACAGAGCTGTCAAAGAGAGGATGCATTAAGcataaaatgatattttctttGATCTGTGCTAAATTTAAGACATCAAATCCTCTGTGTTTGTGGTTAAATTGCTCTTACAGCATTAAATTTGTGGGGACATTTGCTGAAATCTCCTAACATACTGAGGAGCCAGAATCCTGTATATTCAATTAATAGcagaatgtaaaaatgtattgataaaaaaaaactgcttaaattgtataaaatgtagaaaacatttatatttttggcCATACTTTAATAAAGCTGGATCACATAATTAATTTTCTGaacaatttgaatattttgtttttcaatatgGATTGTTTTGTTCCACAATCAAAATTTCATTCACTCAAAAGCCTAAAAATGcttgtgcatttttttctaattatcCTATCATCCTTTCCAGTTAATGttaatgaaggaaaatgaaaaatgtcttttactGGATTTTGTGAAAATATAGTGAAAACTAATACTTTGTTCATTCGGTGTCACTTTCCCTGATCCAGGTCTGTCTTGTTCATGTATAGCTATTCTAACCTACACAGCTCTTCAGTCAGGATGTTTGTCAGTGGTTATTCCTGTctgagagctgtgtgtgtgtgtttgtgtgtgtgtgtgtgtgtgtgtgtccatgagcgagagagagagagagagagagagacaggatgaACAGCCTGTCCGTCAGGTGTTGGTACTCACATTAGTCACGTAAAAAACAAAGGATTCTGGGAAGCGACGATGGCCAACACAAAGAGCATCCAGACTCCACTGAGTGTCACCCGATCCcttctatatgtgtgtgtgtgtgtgtgtgtgtgtgtgtgtgggtagataagtgtgtgtgggtgtctctgtgtgtatgtatatggtGGGGGGCTTTCTTTAGGGGGTGAGGGCGCCTCATTGGCTGCCATGCTGGGGTCAAGCTGAGGTCATGACATGTGTGATGGATGGACTTCTGTCTCTAGACCACTGCCCTTCTCCCaatcctctctcctcctctgggCCTCAGACCTGCTAAAGCGTACAGGCTGTGCTCTCCTCTGTTCACATCTCTTTGTGTCACTCCGTTTGGCTGAGTAGGACTGCTTCAGACAGACAAAAGGAGCTCAAAGAAAACTGCAGACAACTCTTTGAGGTGAGTTCTGCGAAGCTGTGGACGTGCAGCGCTAGACTCAGCCTCTAACTACCACCTAACCTCTGCTTTTCCTCACACTAAAAACCCACAAAACACCtcgctgtttctctctgctttacTGTCTCATATCCCAGCTACCATTGTCTAACCAGCATTACGGACATACATAGATGCAGCAAGACAAACAACTACATGATGTCATTTCTGCTCTCCttcccctccttctcttcctccatcatACTGTCAATCCCTCCATTGGCTCTGTCCCTTTATCGGCACATGGAGACGCACATCTGTCGATGGAGGAATTCATTTTGGCTGCCAATCACAACAGCGGAGTGGTCAATGAGCGCAGATGTGCCAATACCTCGACTACCCTGATGAGtgacttctgtctgtctgcgtcTCTGTTGTTCTGCactttctgtctgctgctgtgtgatcaCTAAAAGCCAGAGAGTCAGTTTGTCTGTCCAActcttttgttttgatttttactttgccaaagtgtgtttgtttgcgtgTCCAGGGCAGAGTACCATGGGTgaccaaaaacaaaccaaagatcTATGCGTGAAAGCACAGTTGGATCGGTGCAGGTGTATGCAAAGCCCTCTGTCACAACAGAGGCCCCGATCACACACTGACTGTAGTTGTGTTCATATCCCTGCACCTTTCATTTGCATAGGACACACATGATTTCTCCATTACACTGGAGAAACGAGGCGTATCCACAAAAAGCTTTGGTTATTATGATTTCATGGCAATGCCAAATGGATATGTACCATGGGTGGCACAATGACCCAGGCCCCTGAACTTCTGTGTGTaaaagcttttttctttcttggttgtttttttttatagcccttccctctgtcttttgtacacacacacacacacacacacacacacacacacacacacacacacacacacacacacacacacacacacggacacggacacacacacacacaaaggcagagGAATCCCTTTAACACTGCAGGGGTGacatattttgaaatgtatttcctctctgtttctgtgtgtgtgtgtgtgtgtgtgtgtgtggtggtgttgAGACAAATACCTGTACACTCTCAAGTGTTGGGCGATGAGTCTTGTTGTCAACTGTGCTTCCTCTTAGTGTCTCACAAATCTTCTTTCTGTGTCCACTGATACTGTTGAGGGAGGGAAAAGGAGTCACATTATCAAAGGCTGCTTATTCTTTAGCTGCTTTAATTCAGCCTAAATGAACACATACATCGTGAAATATCTGAGTGAAGGATTTGCAAGGGATTCCCAAAGTCTTTATCATTTATGCCCAGACAGTAAACACCCTGCATGAGATGTGAGGAAGTAAAATGTTTCTGACATCCTACAAAATATACAGGTTATGATTAAGATATTATTAGTATGTTATTTAATCTTGTATTACAATAGAGGCCCATTAAGACgtggagaataaaaacattataaaattcTAGATAAATCGAAATCCCCTTATAAATATCTAAATCAGATTACATTTGCGTAAAAATATCGAAACAAGCGTAAGAAATCTTAATTATAAACAAAACTGAGATATAAAACTGTGCTTTTTTTCCAAGACATATTTTCCTATTTACAAgttgatatttaaaatgaatgctTCTAAATAAGGCCATGTGACGACCTTTTTTCTTGTTAGGCTATCCgagattttttattattattattattattaaatataatatataaataagctatatttatatttgatctGAAATCTTcaattgatttaaatattttaactggtcaacacttttaattttatagGAAGTAATGCAGCCTACATGCATCATTTGAGGATTTTTATAAAGTTTCAAAATCGGACTTTTTTACccaactgttttattttagaatACTCGATTTAGAAAATAGTTTAATAGAAATAGTTTACCTTTATGTCAACGAAACAGCCTGAAAAATCACCCCTGTGTTATAGTAGCTTTAAAGGCTTATACAGTAAGCTCATTTGGCTAATCAATgtcaaaaagtcattttttcatatGGCGACTTCCAATCATTTCTATGGCACAAATGTCTGGTTGGCACAAGGCGAACGTCTATTTTACAACACATCAAGGACTCGTAAATGAGTTCTCCGTCTAATTTCTGCGTCACCTCCTTAAGTCAAAAGCTTTAGCCGTCTATTCCTCCTTCACAAAGCCTTAATGGTTTGCGTCAAACATCTGTCATCGTCCATGTGTTTATCTGAGGGCCCTAATGGGAACCATCAGCCGCGCAGGGCCAGATTCTGGCGGTCGGACAAGTGGAAACGTTCTGATAGACCATTTTTTACGACGTTGAGGTCgtttttagcatttagcaacGAGTCTGAAGGTGTTTTGGTCAAACAGGCCGTCGGAGCTGGACTGTGACTTCGTTGTTGAGGTGCTTGTTTGCCCAGTGTGGTCTGTAAACTCTTGTTTAGGCTTGGGTGGTGCTGTGACAACAAACTCCAACTGTGACCGAGGTTTGACCCCGAGCTTTCTTTTGAGGATCAGCTGCGTTTCTAATTCACTCAGTGTGGCTCCTGCGTGCGAGCAGGGGCCTGGAGGGAGCTTGGTAGAGCTTAGAATCCCCACAGGCCGGGGTCCGGGGACACCCAAGGGTCCTTGAGGAGGTATATTGGGGTCTCCAGAAACACAGAGATATGCTTTAATTTTAGAAGCATTTATTTTATCCAATAATACACAGAAATTAGCCAAAAAAGAGGGTTCAAATCCTGTAAGAGAAACTTAACTTTCTTCGCCTAGCTATTCTCTACTACGTCTGTTTTAtctcattaatatttaaattgattaaaCGTCTAAAATCTTATCAGCTTTAAGGACACATATGGCAACATTAAATTAACTTGGGATCTGTGGCCAAATTAGTTATTTGCCAAAATGTTCCCTATTACAGGAAAATTCGTAATTGCAGGCAAAATAGAAAGACACCAGATGTCTTAAGAATTAACATAGAAATATGATAAAAGTCAGGCTGCTGATTAAGATTTTTGTTGAGGGTCGTaaacattactttttaaaattaattgtaTCACATATCAAATATGGATTTTTCCAAAGACACCAGTCTAAACTCGTGTTATTAGAATAGGCTAataattagtattattattcTGAGTTTAAATAACTTATTTACTTGTTTGTCATCTTTATAAGTCatcaacatgaaaaataaaatgtcgcttaaaagttgttaaaatttGAACAAAATCTACTTGGATTAGTTTTGACTGACTTTTAAATCCTCATTGTTAAAATATGTGTGTACACATAACAGTTCAAaatcataatttatttttcatacagcCTCGTAAATATATTCCATGTATCACTTCTTTGGCTACGCTAAACTCTCACAATAGCTCTACTGAAGTTTCGAAAAGTGTTAAATGCTTAAAATCAGGAGTATTTGTATAATGGGTAACAACTAAATGCGTTTCGATATGCCTTAAAAATATTCAGACGAGTATTACCAATCTCCTATAAAAATGGTAATATATAGTGTAACTAACGAAGGTAGTAAATAGTGTAACATATTAATAATTTGAATTGTTGCCAAacttttgttaaaaataaaattgtagtaatttattaaaataaaagaattcATAATCTGACAGATAAAGTACATAAAGTTTCTttagacgtttttttttttcaggaatataaaaacagaatctTTGACCTCATTCACATCCAGATTGtcctgacaaacacaaacaggccCCTGAGCAACACCCTATGCTTAACTATTTATACCGAAACAACTCCTCTGTTAACAAAATGAGGGTGTCTGCAGTCACCAAACTAACGTTGTCTCTGCCCTGAAATGTAAGAAAACACCCaatacaaagtaaaaacaatagaaaacataCATTAACGAGAgctgaaatgaataaaagagaGGTTGCCTACATAACTTACTCTCCTTTTCCATGTTTGTTGTAGCTGAATTAGTGTGAGCAGCCTGTGCTGCAGCCTCAGCAGGTCTCCACAGCTCCAACAGAACAGTTCCTGCAGGTGGATCCCAGGTAAAGGTGAACGTCGCCCATTAATCATGGTTCTTTCGGCGTTTTTGCCCTTTTATGGTAGGATGGACTCGCATCCTGCACACCAGGAATTAAAACAGCAGAGGAATCAGGAAACCCCTTCTAGCGTGAATATGGGACAAAGGCTGACTTAAAGAAAGCATGTAAACCACATTTTCAGTTCAGACACACTTGTATATATATtaatagtatatatatatatatatttccacTTGTaatgtaaatagattttaaaagaCAATATGATGGATATTCACTTATTTACACTTATATTAATTGTCCTAAACAGCTGATTTATGAATAAGGcgtaaaaaaattaaataattttaaataataGTTATGTGTTAATGCATGATTGTAGCTAACTGTGTGACATGCAGAACTGCAagttttcactgttcatattgTCATCAGGTGGGGATGATGACACTTCCATGTAACTTTGGGAACTGAGGAGTTGACGATGACAGGGCCAATGGGGCCCCATCCTTGTCGATAGTCTAACCTCGATGTATTAATCGAtagagtttcttttttttttttgtcccctcAATAAGCCGAGAGCTCGATAAGGTTCTCATCACAAATGACGCTGACGTCCGCGCTCTCATCTCCTCCATGGATAAACATGCCTTTATTATGCCAATAACTCTTTACCCCAGGGACTGGAGGGAGCACGGCCGCATACATTGAGAGATTTTGTGGTGCGTAAAAGCGCAcgtgcagcttctcaaatggtGGGAACACAGACAGAGCTTTCCTTTCTTGTCCACAGAGCTTAAAGTAGAGGTCTGATGGGTGGATTTAGCTCAAAAAGTCTCTCTAATTCTGTCTCTTTCATACATGATTCTCCTCAGCAATGACACGAAGGAAAAGTTTTTAGAGGTAAACGCACTTTAATACACATGATTGACCCGTAAACGTCTCTctggacaaaacatttttgtatgtgCTTGATTAAATATATAACAGATAGCTAAAAGCCACACATGACCGGTTCCCCAACTGATAAAACTCAGCGCCCCGCCACTAATACATGAAAGCGTTACGCATCATGCAAATCTTACACAATGGACATTCAGACAGTCgcgacacacagacacacaggcctGAAACACATGTGACAATGATTAAGGAGGTACTATAACAATGCACTCTGTAACGGTTACTAAACGAGGTCATCTCGTTGATTGTGTGATGCCTAATTGGCGACATCCAGTGCAATCGGCGTGGCCATGGCGCACAACTTTGGCACATTTGAGGTATTTGTTTGTGGGTGCAGCTTTGGGACTTGACATTGGCACATTCCGCAGCACTGGTCAGGGGCAGGTGTAAGGAAAGTACTCTATATTTCCTACGCCATTATAGTCGTGGCGCAGCGCGTAtgtaatgtcatttaaaaaaaaaaaaaaaaaaagaacacattttgAACCATGGCCTACACTTGTTTTGACAGCTATGCTATCGTTCTTCCGaacacaatatacaatataaaacaaatctATAACCCAGAAGTGGTCCATATTATTGTTCAAAGTCTCAAATAGTGCATTAACTCATCCTAAATGTCCACACATGTCATCCATTAACCAGGACTTTGGCTTTGATACACTGGATATTATCTTTGGTATATACAGGCCGCCTGTGGCCTAAAGAGGTAAAGGGGCAGTTGATTCTTAATTGGAGGAGTAAGGATCAGCCCCCGTGGAAGACACcatggaggatgaaggagatgGAGTAGAGGGGGCTGAGATAGACTTTTCTGATGCTGCATCGTCCATTTTCTCTTGAATGCTCTCTCCTGGATCGGAGGACGGAGTTTTGGCCGGGAGCAGCCCTTCCTTCTCCCGCTTCTTCTGCTTCATCCTGCGGTTCTGGAACCAGATTTTCACCTGAGTCTCATTCAGCTGCAGCGCGGCCGCAATCTCTACGCGCCGCGCCCGGGTCAGGTACTTGTTGAAGTGGAACTCCTTCTCCAGCTCCGTCAGCTGCTTGGTGGTGAAGTTGGTCCGGACCGTGTTCGGCTGACCCCCATAACCGTATTCCCCAGACCttcctgcagacagagaaacaacTCACGGTGAACTTGCATAAAGAAGATACCCTAAATGCACTCTGCTCACAATACACATGAGTTATAGGACAACTACTTGAGGCTGGGAGCAACTTTTACGCAGCAAGGTGCAACTTTTACGCATCATTCTATTGATATCAACTACTTTGAAACACGATGTAATTCAGGTCTGGAAAGACACCAAAGGTTTTGCCTCTATGACCTTATTATGATAGTACAGGTGGCCTAAGGTGACTGTGACAGGAAGTGTGAAACACACTGCACTCAGGTGCATCAAAGTGTCCAACACAGAAAACATCGGCCAGCATTGTCCAACAGCACTTCCCATTTAATAATCCTACATTGTTTACATACATAAAAGTTCATGCCACACGCATTGACACCACCTCCctctcacacataaacacatcacTTGGCACCCACCTGTTTTGGGTGGGTTCCTCTTAACTTTCATCCAGTCGAAGGTTTGTGCAGAAGAGCCGCCCTCAGACAGAGGTGAACAGCATGCCTCCAGGTGAGCTGCGTGCAGTGGTGACAGCGGGTTTGAGCACCCAGGAAAGGGGGCTGCTTGCTCATGCCCGCCGCCATAGGCGGCGTGGGCATACTGCAGCTGGCCCAGGGGGGCGGCACTGTAGCCTTGGCGATGCTGAGAGACCATGGAGGAGGAAATGTTACCCGAGTACATCAGTGGGCCGCACTGGGGGAATCCCGCTGTGGAATCTACTTCCTGGTTGAGCGCGTAATGGTTATAAGTAGTACAGAAACTTTGGGGTCCATAGCTGGAGCTACAGGCCGGGTGGGCCCCATAAGCGAGACCCAGAGAGCTCGCAGTAGACTGGTATGACCCCGGCTGATGAGGGATGCCGTCAGGGGAAGCCCTGCTCGCCATGAAACGGTCATCCGCCCCGCAGTTGTTGACAGTAACCGCGCAGGACTGAAAAGTTGTAATCCCGTGGTCCGAGTGGAAAGCCCTGACAGAGCATGAGCCACCTTCACCGCTCATCACCGAGTAGTCTAAGAAGCTGCTCATTGTAGCATTGTTCTACCGGGACCGAGGGACCGTCCGCTTTACAGACACCCTCtgatctcttcctctctcccctcttacCCTGAGTGACCGTGCCAACCTTTACCTATACTCCGTCCTTATCAGAGgatagaggggggggggggcgcacGGGCCGATATCAATGAACGGGTGTTGTCACGTGGGCCCGGGTCAGCCAGTGAGGTACTTGTCCTTATCCCCTTAGCCGGTGACAGATTGGTGTTTGAGTGGCTATTTAAATTCCAGGCGCTCGTCGATCAAGGTGACGCGCGTCGCCACTAATGTATTGGCCGAGCAAACAATGAGCTGGGAGGCAGACGGCGGTGGACAGCTCCGGGGTCGCATGAAGAGCGGGGAACGGCAAACACGGCGTCTTCTAACCCCTGCTGTGTGCTCTCCAGCCCGGGGAAAGATTAACGTTTCACCCTGTGTAACCTCTCCTAGGACGACCTAGCACTCTGACCTCAGGTACAGTATTTttggaaaggagagaggaatggttgtgtgcatgtgtccgTGCGTATGCGCACACGTACAGCCTAGTTGCGCGTGTGCCCTCCATGCTTGTCTGTATTCGTCCGTGCTTAACAACCATGGTGTCATATGTATAATAGTGTCATTACTGGAGAGAGGGGCAGCAGTCATTCTCTCCTGGATGGATGgctcagagtgtgtgtgcaactgCCACAGGCTATCTGTGGGCTATCAGTGTCCCATTCCAATGCGAAGTGTTTCACGCTTTAACATTGCGAGGGATTTGCTCAGCAAATATTGTCACGGTGTGACAGTGAGGGAGAAGGTTTCACACGCCTGACAGTTAGGTCAAAGAGAGTTTTTCTGTAACTTTGTTTCCTCATCAAGGTCGCATTAGATATATTTGGCTGCTTGCTGTGTATTTGCTGGGAGGTTACAGGTGATGTAATGACAAGAcaacacattaaacataaagATGATGTGgtattaatttttttctctcccaggGTCATGGGGGCTGCTATCTACTCCGATTTCACTCCCACATGTATTCATTATGCATGTATAGTGATCAAATGATGTGATAATGCGAAGCCCGTCGCGGAGCTAATGCGCCCATATAGCCCGAGGTGCGAGTGTGGGCTGATTATCCTAAGTTCATCAAATAAAGCTGTTGGAGAAATTAATGGCTGCGAAAAGCACCGCTGCAAAGGCAGAGCAGggggattgtgtgtgtgtgtgtgagagagcgagagagagagagagggagagctgcAAGTAGCAATAGCAGAGCGCTGGGCCAACCTCTCActgaggaaggaaaagaaagaggaagggaggagagagagagaaggaaggacggagggaggagggagggagggagagagggccCGATGGAGGGATGGGCGCCCCCGCTGGCCATATAGGGTCTAACACCCAAAATACTTTTCACTGTTTATAAATATGGGATGGCATTATTCCTAACACTCAATCATCAGAAACTGACACTTAGATAAACTGCTCAATTGACAGGTTGTCTTATGTTTCAATTACATTTGGAGATATGATCAAATATAAACACTTGAAAATAGACACAGTTGTAGATCTATGCCTGAAGGTCTGTCAAATATGTGATAGCCTATATTGTTATTAAGTTGCACG encodes:
- the hoxa1a gene encoding homeobox protein Hox-A1a, which translates into the protein MSSFLDYSVMSGEGGSCSVRAFHSDHGITTFQSCAVTVNNCGADDRFMASRASPDGIPHQPGSYQSTASSLGLAYGAHPACSSSYGPQSFCTTYNHYALNQEVDSTAGFPQCGPLMYSGNISSSMVSQHRQGYSAAPLGQLQYAHAAYGGGHEQAAPFPGCSNPLSPLHAAHLEACCSPLSEGGSSAQTFDWMKVKRNPPKTGRSGEYGYGGQPNTVRTNFTTKQLTELEKEFHFNKYLTRARRVEIAAALQLNETQVKIWFQNRRMKQKKREKEGLLPAKTPSSDPGESIQEKMDDAASEKSISAPSTPSPSSSMVSSTGADPYSSN